The proteins below are encoded in one region of Gambusia affinis linkage group LG07, SWU_Gaff_1.0, whole genome shotgun sequence:
- the poc1a gene encoding POC1 centriolar protein homolog A has translation MTSALSDPTLERHFKGHRHTVTSVDFSYNLKQIATGSVDSCVMIWNMKPQMRAYRFDGHKEAVTCVQFSPSGHLVASASRDKTVRLWVPSMKADSTVFRAHTAGVRCVNFSGDGQTMLTSSDDKTIKLWTVHRQKYLFSFSQHMNWVRCAKFSPDDGLIVSCSDDKTIKLWDKKNKECIHTFTEHAGYASYVDFHPSGTCIAAASTDASVKIWDIRTHKMLQHYPVHGGAVNSLSFHPGGNFLITASSDSTMKILDLVEGKLLYTLHGHQGAVTCVAFSRAGDYFSSGGSDEQVLVWKSNFDECIESSNGVKSQCKSAASSESRPVSSIAHLHFNSQPPVLNNQTFERVEHLNRPNTQTTARTLSFGHSDGHSRGTHSHAHRDAATSSPSTQQTQGSQRPADQDKGLSDTSDGRVPSSLANTLEHIIGQLDVLTQTVSILEQRLTLTEDKLKECLENQMEIGLHLQNRDEGRRWPNQHC, from the exons atgacttCTGCGCTG TCGGATCCAACCCTTGAGAGACATTTTAAGGGTCATCGGCACACTGTGACCAGTGTGGACTTCAGCTACAACTTGAAACAGATTG CTACGGGCTCTGTGGACTCTTGTGTGATGATCTGGAACATGAAGCCTCAGATGCGAGCTTATCGCTTTGATGGGCACAAAGAAGCTGTCACTTGTGTGCAGTTTTCTCCATCTGGCCACCTGGTAGCCTCCGCCTCTAGAGACAAAACTGTACGCCTTTGGGTGCCCAGCAT gaagGCAGATTCAACAGTTTTCAGGGCTCACACAGCGGGTGTGCGCTGTGTTAATTTCTCTGGTGATGGACAGACTATGCTGACGTCCTCTGATGACAAGACCATCAAACTGTGGACGGTCCACAGGCAGAAGTACCTCTTCTCTTTCAGCCAACACATGAACTGGGTCCGCTGTGCTAA gttttctcCAGATGATGGTTTGATTGTATCATGTAGTGACgataaaaccataaaactgtgggacaagaaaaataaagaatgcaTTCATACTTTTACTGAGCATGCTGG TTATGCAAGCTATGTAGACTTTCATCCCAGTGGGACATGCATTGCTGCAGCAAGTACTGATGCCTCTGTTAAGATTTGGGACATCAGAACCCACAAAATGCTTCAGCATTATCCAG tcCACGGTGGTGCTGTAAACAGTTTGTCTTTCCATCCTGGTGGTAATTTCCTAATCACTGCATCCAGCGACTCAACAATGAAAATACTGGACCTGGTGGAGGGAAAGCTATTGTATACACTACATGGACATCAg GGTGCAGTCACATGTGTGGCCTTCTCTAGAGCAGGGGATTACTTTTCATCTGGAGGTTCTGATGAACAG GTTTTGGTGTGGAAGAGCAACTTTGATGAATGTATTGAAAGCAGTAATGGTGTCAAATCGCAATGTAAAAGTGCAGCGAGTTCAGAGTCTCGGCCAGTCAGTTCAATAGCTCATCTTCATTTTAACTCGCAACCACCTGTCCTCAACAACCAG ACATTCGAAAGAGTAGAGCACCTTAACAGACCAAACACTCAAACTACGGCTCGCACTCTTAGTTTCGGCCATAGTGACGGCCACAGTCGAGGGACTCACTCCCATGCCCACAGAGACGCCGCCACCAGTTCACCCTCCACCCAGCAGACTCAGGGTTCACAACGACCTGCAGACCAGGATAAAGGCCTGTCTGATACTTCGGATGGAAGGGTTCCCTCCAGTTTAGCCAACACCCTGGAGCACATCATAGGTCAACTGGACGTTCTCACTCAG
- the b9d2 gene encoding B9 domain-containing protein 2 — translation MAELHIIGQIIGASGFPQNSLFCKWGVHTGGAWRLLSGLKEGQTQVDIPQTGDMAYWSHPIDLHYATKGLQGWPKIYLQVWHQDSFGRCQLYGYGYCHVPSSPGHHRISCVTWRPLGSWQEQLAQMFVGGGPQLRNPDLIYSGADRYRLHTETMGTVELELGIIMRHFDKYGVES, via the coding sequence ATGGCAGAACTTCACATTATAGGACAGATCATTGGGGCCAGTGGCTTCCCGCAAAATAGTCTATTTTGCAAATGGGGAGTTCATACGGGAGGAGCATGGCGTCTTCTCTCCGGGCTAAAGGAGGGACAGACTCAAGTGGACATTCCTCAAACCGGAGACATGGCCTACTGGAGTCACCCGATTGATTTGCACTACGCGACCAAAGGTCTCCAAGGCTGGCCCAAGATTTATTTGCAGGTATGGCACCAGGACTCGTTCGGCCGCTGCCAGCTGTACGGGTACGGATACTGCCACGTTCCTTCCAGCCCGGGACATCACCGGATAAGCTGTGTGACCTGGAGGCCGCTCGGCTCCTGGCAAGAGCAGCTGGCCCAAATGTTTGTCGGGGGAGGTCCCCAACTCCGGAACCCCGACCTGATATACAGCGGAGCGGACAGATACAGGCTGCACACCGAAACAATGGGGACTGTGGAGCTGGAGCTGGGAATTATTATGAGACACTTTGACAAATATGGCGTCGAGAGCTGA